Proteins from a genomic interval of Bradyrhizobium sp. CCGB01:
- a CDS encoding SLC13 family permease has protein sequence MTPHILITFAIIATMVLLFVSNRVPVAVVALSATLVLYATGILELSEALAGFGDTTILFIASLFVVSASLDSSGVTTWAGQVLIRYAGESRTRLLVLSMLLVAFLTALIGSGGAVAALLPVLVIVSVRLKRPPAQLMMPLAFASYSGSMLVLTGSLVNVLLSDAASDVGLAPFGFFEMTVIGVPLLAGTVAIVVLFGDMLLPVRTSREMPEDLSHHSRMLTEQYKLFDQVYQLEITAASPYRGTLQAVLESRLERENHPELSFIAIRPRRQNSISWQHSLVEGDRLIMRGEQAAMDAFAEQHGLTPCQETIGKMREALFNDSHGFSEVVLPPRSRLIGETVFPGMVTESGDLIILGVQRGGENLGPGETVLAAGDTLLLQGRWEALEEYGRDPNVLVIAAPDMIRSQARPLGTGSVRAIVILAVMVTLLATGVVPRVVAGLAAACAVILLGVLKIERAYRAINWNVLIMVASLIPLSTAMYKTGAAYLIADTLVAIVGNASPYALLAGLFLLTALIGQLISSTATTLIVIPIAIASAEAVGVSPRTALVTVAVAAAASFLTPIAASASLMVQGPGGYRFGDFWRMGLPLLLWFFLVGTFLVPMLWPFAG, from the coding sequence ATGACGCCGCATATCCTCATCACTTTCGCCATCATCGCCACGATGGTGCTGCTGTTCGTCTCGAACCGGGTGCCGGTCGCGGTCGTGGCGCTAAGTGCGACACTCGTGCTTTACGCGACCGGCATTCTGGAGCTCTCCGAGGCGCTGGCAGGCTTCGGCGACACCACGATACTCTTCATTGCTTCGCTCTTCGTGGTGAGTGCCAGCCTGGATTCGTCCGGCGTCACCACGTGGGCAGGCCAGGTGCTGATCCGTTACGCCGGCGAAAGCCGGACACGCCTGTTGGTGCTGTCGATGTTGCTCGTGGCCTTTCTCACGGCGCTGATCGGCTCGGGGGGCGCAGTGGCTGCCCTGCTGCCCGTGCTGGTGATCGTCTCCGTCCGGCTCAAGCGTCCGCCTGCACAACTCATGATGCCTCTCGCCTTCGCCTCCTATTCGGGTTCGATGCTGGTACTGACCGGAAGCCTTGTGAACGTGTTGCTGTCCGACGCGGCAAGCGATGTCGGCCTCGCGCCCTTCGGCTTTTTCGAGATGACGGTGATCGGCGTACCACTCCTGGCCGGTACCGTGGCCATCGTAGTTCTTTTCGGCGATATGCTGCTGCCGGTGCGCACTAGCCGGGAGATGCCGGAGGACCTGAGCCATCATTCGCGCATGCTGACCGAGCAATACAAGCTGTTTGACCAGGTGTATCAGCTCGAGATCACCGCCGCCTCGCCCTATCGCGGCACGTTGCAGGCGGTGCTGGAATCGCGGCTGGAGCGCGAGAACCACCCGGAGCTCAGCTTCATCGCTATTCGCCCGCGCCGCCAGAACAGCATCTCGTGGCAGCATTCTCTCGTCGAGGGCGATCGACTCATCATGCGCGGCGAACAGGCGGCGATGGACGCGTTCGCAGAGCAGCATGGCCTGACGCCCTGCCAGGAGACGATCGGCAAAATGCGGGAGGCACTGTTTAACGATAGCCACGGCTTCTCCGAGGTGGTTCTTCCGCCCCGCTCTCGTTTGATCGGTGAGACCGTCTTCCCCGGCATGGTCACCGAAAGTGGTGATCTGATTATCCTGGGCGTTCAACGCGGCGGCGAGAATCTCGGGCCGGGCGAAACCGTTCTTGCGGCGGGTGACACGCTGTTGCTGCAAGGCCGTTGGGAGGCGCTTGAGGAGTACGGGCGCGATCCCAACGTGCTCGTCATTGCTGCCCCCGACATGATCCGCAGCCAGGCCAGGCCCCTGGGCACCGGCTCCGTGCGCGCCATTGTCATTCTCGCGGTCATGGTTACGCTGCTAGCGACGGGCGTCGTGCCAAGAGTCGTCGCTGGATTGGCGGCGGCCTGCGCGGTAATCCTGCTGGGCGTACTCAAGATCGAACGAGCCTATCGGGCGATCAACTGGAACGTGCTGATCATGGTCGCTTCGCTGATCCCGCTCTCGACCGCCATGTACAAGACGGGTGCAGCCTATCTCATCGCCGATACCCTCGTTGCCATTGTCGGCAATGCGAGCCCGTACGCGCTGCTGGCGGGGCTATTTTTGCTCACGGCACTAATCGGTCAGTTGATCAGCAGCACAGCGACGACACTCATCGTCATTCCGATAGCGATTGCCTCCGCGGAAGCCGTCGGTGTCTCGCCGCGCACCGCGCTGGTGACTGTGGCGGTGGCTGCGGCCGCTTCCTTTCTTACGCCAATCGCTGCCTCAGCGAGCCTCATGGTGCAGGGCCCCGGCGGCTATCGATTTGGCGATTTCTGGAGGATGGGTCTACCGTTGCTGCTCTGGTTCTTCCTGGTAGGCACGTTTCTCGTGCCGATGCTCTGGCCATTCGCAGGATGA
- a CDS encoding SLC13 family permease: protein MNTNLALVLLLLAAAIVMFMANRPRMDAVALLMIVIMPFTGVITINEALAGFSDPSIVLIAGLFVIGEGLVRTGVARRLGDWLDATAGSSETRMLVLLMLAVSGLGAFMSSTAVVAIFIPVVLRICQNTGAAPSQLMMPLSFAALISGMLTLVATAPNLVVNAELIRQGAAGFGFFSFTPFGLTFLALGVAYMLFARQFLPVSAKSVDGERRQPNLLDWVTQYGLADRALRVRVLTDSPLIGKRLEELPLRNRGVNLLAIELPGRFGTEVSRPNARTELAAGQILLLDVIAPNVETDRMLRDYKVEKIPLGDGCYFTDRSQAIGMVEVIVPAESRLIGSSVLQARVRSEMGLTVLGLRHGREVVSKGLLDETLKVGDTLLLTGFWSDIRKLRSEFSDLVVLNLPTEHKEVLPAANLAPQALAVLALTVGMMVSGVVPNVHAVLIGCLLMGLLGCVDFNSAYTSINWKSLVLIVGMLPFSLALQRTGGVDLAADAVTHLAGEASPRVLLALLFVITAALGLFISNTATAVLMAPVALAVAKDIGASPYPFAMTIAIAASAAFMTPVSSPVNTLVVGPGNYGFGDFLKIGVPFTVVVMVTTLALVPWLLRF from the coding sequence ATGAACACCAATCTTGCCTTGGTTCTTCTGCTGCTTGCGGCCGCGATCGTGATGTTTATGGCCAATCGCCCGCGCATGGATGCGGTCGCGCTGCTGATGATCGTGATCATGCCATTTACTGGGGTGATTACCATCAACGAGGCGCTGGCGGGGTTCAGTGATCCCAGCATCGTGCTGATCGCAGGTCTCTTCGTGATCGGAGAAGGGCTGGTGCGCACCGGTGTGGCGCGTCGCCTCGGCGATTGGCTGGACGCGACCGCCGGCAGCAGCGAGACGCGCATGCTGGTGCTGCTGATGCTCGCGGTCAGCGGGCTCGGTGCATTCATGAGTTCGACGGCCGTGGTGGCCATCTTCATCCCGGTCGTGCTGCGCATCTGTCAGAACACAGGTGCCGCGCCGAGCCAGCTGATGATGCCCTTGAGCTTTGCGGCCCTGATCAGTGGCATGCTCACCCTCGTTGCGACGGCGCCAAATCTCGTGGTCAACGCCGAGCTGATCCGCCAAGGTGCGGCAGGCTTCGGCTTTTTCAGCTTCACGCCCTTTGGGCTCACATTCCTGGCGCTCGGCGTTGCCTATATGCTGTTCGCGCGGCAGTTTCTGCCCGTCTCGGCCAAGAGTGTGGATGGCGAGCGCCGTCAGCCGAACTTGCTTGATTGGGTGACGCAGTATGGCCTCGCCGATCGAGCCTTGCGCGTGCGCGTGCTGACTGACTCGCCGCTGATCGGCAAGCGTCTGGAAGAGCTTCCGCTCCGGAACCGTGGCGTGAATCTGCTCGCCATCGAGCTCCCCGGCCGCTTTGGGACCGAGGTGAGCCGCCCGAATGCACGGACCGAACTGGCCGCCGGGCAGATCTTGCTACTCGACGTCATCGCGCCCAATGTCGAGACCGATCGGATGCTGCGTGATTATAAAGTCGAGAAGATTCCTCTGGGCGATGGCTGCTACTTCACCGATCGTTCGCAGGCGATCGGCATGGTCGAAGTCATCGTCCCGGCGGAATCCAGGCTGATCGGATCGAGCGTTTTGCAGGCGCGGGTCCGTAGCGAAATGGGATTGACGGTGCTGGGGTTGCGGCACGGTCGCGAGGTCGTGAGCAAGGGGCTGCTCGATGAGACCTTGAAGGTCGGTGACACCCTTCTGCTGACCGGCTTCTGGTCTGATATCCGCAAGCTGCGATCCGAATTCTCGGATCTTGTCGTCCTGAACCTGCCGACCGAGCACAAAGAGGTTCTGCCGGCCGCGAACCTCGCACCTCAGGCTCTGGCGGTGCTGGCTTTGACGGTCGGTATGATGGTCAGCGGTGTGGTGCCGAACGTGCACGCGGTTCTGATCGGCTGCTTGCTGATGGGGTTGCTGGGCTGCGTGGATTTCAACAGTGCCTATACCTCGATCAATTGGAAGAGCCTGGTTCTTATTGTCGGCATGCTGCCCTTTTCGCTGGCGCTGCAACGAACCGGTGGCGTCGATCTCGCCGCCGACGCGGTGACGCATCTTGCGGGCGAGGCATCACCGCGAGTCCTGTTGGCGCTGCTCTTCGTGATCACGGCTGCCCTTGGCCTGTTCATCTCGAATACGGCAACCGCGGTGCTCATGGCGCCAGTAGCGCTCGCTGTCGCGAAGGACATCGGCGCCTCGCCGTATCCCTTCGCGATGACTATCGCCATCGCAGCCTCGGCCGCCTTCATGACGCCTGTGTCTTCGCCAGTGAACACCTTGGTGGTCGGACCGGGCAATTACGGTTTCGGCGATTTTTTGAAGATTGGTGTCCCTTTTACCGTCGTCGTGATGGTAACGACCCTGGCGCTGGTGCCTTGGCTGCTCCGATTCTAG
- a CDS encoding efflux RND transporter permease subunit: protein MSGINLSDWALKHRSLVVYMMMIAVVGGTLSYFRLGRNEDPAFIIKTMVVQAAWPGATVEETMKQVTERLERHLQETPHLDFLRSFTRAGVATVFVNLKGSANAKQVADTWYHVRKTIGDMRHTLPAGVIGPGFNDEFGDTFGIIYGFTSDGFTRRELRDRVEDIRSRLLLVPDVSKIELLGEQDEVIFVEFSTKELAALGIDRSALIAALQSQNIVRPAGTIQTGLESISIRVSGSFQSEQDIANINFSAGGRMLRLSDIAQVRRGYTDPPQPMFRINGKPAIGLAIAMRDGGDILALGANIRKAMAQITADLPIGIEPSLVADQPVVVDQAIREFTVSLMQAIGIIMVVSFISLGVRPGLIIALAIPFTLAIVFPIMGLLSIDMQRISLGALIIALALLVDDAMTTTDATLSRLAEGASKIEAATFAYRTHAMAMLAGTLVTIAGFIPVGFAASSAGEYTFSLFAVVTIALLVSWFVAVIFTPLLGAAILVPPKQTSTADPGRIFRMYRSFLTVAMRAKWLTIAISLALFICSVLALPLIPRQFFPSSDRPELLVDLSLPQNSSIHASEAAAKRLDAALSTDADVARWSTYVGRGAIRFYLPLNVQLPNDFFTQAVVIAKDVAARERLHAKLEKLLAQDFPNAIAFVSPLELGPPVGWPVQYRVSGPDVERVREIALKVGQIVASSPDTKQVNFDWMEPNRQVRIRVDQNEARLLGLSSQAIATVLNTVISGTPVTQVRDDIYLVNVVARATNEQRGSLDGLRNLQVALPGGQTVPLSQFASFEYDQEFPLVWRRDRIPTLTVQAAIAGDKLPESVVTSLSMAIENFRKSLPSGYSVVVGGTVEESQKSQASVLAVVPVMLFVMFTVLMVQLQSFPRLFMVLSVAPLGLIGVVAALMLSGRPLGFVAILGVLALLGMISKNAVILIGQIDAERALGKTAWDAAVDASSSRFRPIMLTAVSTVLGMIPIAPTVFWGPMAFAIMGGLLVATVLTLVFLPTLYVAWFARDEKEQPSAGSRPA, encoded by the coding sequence ATGAGCGGAATCAATCTTTCCGACTGGGCTCTGAAACACCGTTCGCTGGTCGTCTATATGATGATGATTGCGGTGGTCGGGGGGACGCTGTCCTATTTCCGGTTGGGGCGAAACGAAGATCCCGCCTTCATCATCAAGACCATGGTCGTCCAGGCCGCGTGGCCCGGCGCAACTGTGGAAGAGACGATGAAGCAGGTGACTGAGCGCCTCGAACGTCACTTGCAGGAAACGCCGCATCTGGACTTCCTGCGGAGCTTCACAAGGGCCGGTGTCGCGACCGTCTTTGTAAATCTGAAGGGGAGCGCGAATGCGAAACAGGTGGCCGACACCTGGTACCACGTACGAAAGACGATCGGAGACATGCGTCATACACTACCCGCAGGCGTGATCGGGCCGGGATTTAATGACGAATTCGGTGATACATTCGGCATCATCTATGGCTTTACCAGTGACGGCTTCACTCGGCGCGAGTTGCGCGATCGGGTCGAGGACATCCGCTCAAGGCTGCTTCTCGTACCTGACGTGTCAAAGATTGAGCTTCTGGGCGAACAGGATGAAGTGATCTTCGTCGAGTTCTCCACGAAGGAGCTTGCGGCCCTCGGAATTGATCGGTCCGCTCTTATTGCGGCGCTCCAATCGCAAAACATCGTGCGTCCGGCGGGAACGATACAGACCGGCCTGGAAAGCATCTCGATTCGGGTATCAGGCAGCTTCCAATCGGAGCAGGACATCGCCAACATCAATTTTTCCGCCGGTGGCCGCATGCTCCGCCTGAGCGATATTGCGCAGGTGCGACGCGGCTACACGGATCCGCCCCAGCCGATGTTTCGGATCAATGGCAAACCGGCAATAGGCCTTGCAATCGCCATGCGGGATGGCGGCGACATTCTCGCGCTCGGCGCCAATATCAGAAAAGCAATGGCGCAAATCACCGCGGATCTCCCCATTGGAATCGAGCCCAGCCTGGTCGCCGACCAGCCCGTTGTCGTCGATCAGGCGATCCGCGAGTTTACGGTCTCGCTGATGCAGGCGATCGGCATCATCATGGTGGTGAGTTTCATCAGCCTGGGCGTACGACCCGGCCTGATCATCGCGCTGGCCATACCGTTCACGCTGGCGATCGTGTTTCCGATCATGGGACTTCTCAGCATCGATATGCAGCGAATCTCGCTTGGCGCGCTCATCATTGCGCTCGCATTGCTGGTCGACGATGCGATGACGACGACCGACGCAACGCTCAGTCGGCTCGCAGAGGGCGCAAGTAAGATCGAGGCGGCAACTTTCGCATATCGGACCCATGCAATGGCGATGCTCGCGGGCACGCTGGTCACGATAGCGGGCTTTATACCGGTCGGCTTTGCCGCGAGTTCCGCCGGTGAATACACGTTCTCGCTCTTCGCAGTGGTCACGATCGCACTTCTGGTTTCCTGGTTCGTTGCGGTCATTTTCACGCCGCTGCTCGGAGCAGCGATCCTTGTTCCACCGAAGCAGACAAGTACGGCGGATCCGGGCAGGATCTTCCGCATGTATCGGAGTTTCCTGACTGTCGCGATGCGCGCGAAATGGCTAACGATCGCGATCTCCTTGGCGCTCTTCATTTGTTCGGTGCTTGCGCTGCCGCTCATCCCGCGACAATTCTTTCCATCGTCGGACCGTCCCGAATTGCTCGTGGACCTGAGCTTGCCGCAGAACTCGTCAATCCACGCGAGCGAGGCTGCGGCAAAGCGCCTGGATGCTGCCCTTTCGACCGATGCCGATGTTGCGCGGTGGAGCACCTATGTCGGGCGCGGCGCCATCCGCTTCTATTTGCCCCTTAATGTTCAGCTACCGAACGATTTCTTCACGCAGGCCGTGGTGATCGCCAAGGATGTCGCTGCGCGCGAGCGCCTGCATGCCAAGCTCGAAAAGCTGCTCGCGCAGGACTTTCCTAACGCGATTGCGTTCGTTTCTCCACTTGAGCTCGGACCGCCGGTCGGATGGCCGGTGCAGTATCGGGTCAGCGGGCCCGACGTGGAACGGGTGCGCGAAATCGCGCTCAAAGTCGGACAGATCGTAGCCTCCAGTCCGGACACCAAACAGGTGAATTTCGATTGGATGGAACCCAATCGCCAAGTGCGTATTCGCGTGGACCAGAACGAGGCTCGCCTTCTCGGCCTCAGTTCGCAAGCGATCGCGACAGTCCTGAATACGGTCATATCCGGCACACCCGTTACCCAGGTTCGCGACGATATCTATCTGGTCAATGTGGTGGCGCGTGCGACCAACGAGCAGAGGGGCTCGCTGGACGGTCTGCGCAACTTGCAGGTGGCGCTGCCGGGTGGGCAAACTGTTCCTCTCAGCCAGTTCGCCTCCTTCGAATATGACCAGGAGTTTCCGCTCGTCTGGCGGCGCGATCGCATTCCGACCCTGACGGTTCAGGCTGCTATTGCCGGCGACAAGCTGCCGGAGAGCGTGGTTACGTCGCTTTCGATGGCGATCGAGAACTTCAGAAAGAGCCTTCCTTCGGGGTACAGCGTCGTCGTGGGTGGCACCGTGGAGGAAAGTCAGAAGTCGCAGGCGTCTGTGCTGGCAGTGGTGCCGGTGATGCTGTTCGTCATGTTTACCGTCCTCATGGTGCAGCTCCAGAGCTTTCCGAGGCTGTTCATGGTGCTCAGCGTGGCGCCGCTCGGCCTTATCGGCGTGGTGGCAGCGTTGATGCTGTCCGGCAGGCCCCTGGGTTTTGTCGCCATTCTCGGCGTGCTCGCGCTGCTGGGCATGATCAGCAAGAACGCGGTCATTCTGATCGGTCAGATCGACGCCGAACGCGCTTTGGGCAAGACGGCCTGGGACGCTGCGGTGGATGCCAGCAGTTCCCGTTTTCGGCCGATCATGTTAACGGCCGTATCGACTGTTCTCGGGATGATTCCAATCGCGCCAACAGTATTCTGGGGACCGATGGCATTTGCGATCATGGGCGGACTCCTTGTCGCCACCGTTCTGACGCTGGTCTTCCTGCCGACGCTGTATGTCGCCTGGTTTGCGCGGGACGAGAAAGAGCAACCGTCCGCGGGATCGCGCCCGGCCTGA
- a CDS encoding efflux RND transporter periplasmic adaptor subunit, producing the protein MHGSRSAPRNILTSTLVTAFSLMLAGCGRETETKDASPPRIVRTATVEKRKVTTPLTFSGRVEAEDEVNVAFRISGRLLSNDTKIGDRVKAGQVLARLESQNELSTLRQAQASLAAAQGQLTQARNHFDRQETLLAQGWTTRANYDAATQARQTAQSQVDAAEAQLNSAHDLVGFTELKADAPGVITATGPVAGEVVQVGQMIARIARQNGRDAIFDVPAQLIRSASTDPEITVSLADDPSITAQGRIREVAAQASAVTRTFEVKVGLTDPPAAMRLGASVIGRVSTTAGPMIDIPSSALTRMNEQPAVWVVDPATATVAVRNVDVLRFDEAQAIISQGLDIGEIVVTAGVQALHPGQKVRILGSEP; encoded by the coding sequence ATGCACGGCAGCCGATCCGCGCCCCGAAACATCCTCACATCGACGCTGGTGACGGCGTTCTCGCTGATGCTGGCAGGATGTGGACGGGAAACCGAAACCAAGGACGCATCTCCGCCGCGGATCGTACGTACGGCGACCGTAGAAAAACGCAAGGTCACAACGCCGCTGACATTCTCCGGACGGGTCGAGGCAGAAGACGAGGTGAATGTCGCATTCCGGATCTCGGGACGATTGTTGAGTAATGACACCAAGATAGGCGACCGGGTCAAGGCCGGCCAGGTGCTGGCACGATTGGAGTCGCAGAATGAACTGAGCACGCTGCGGCAGGCGCAGGCCTCCCTTGCCGCCGCTCAGGGGCAATTGACCCAGGCGCGCAATCACTTCGATCGTCAGGAGACGCTGTTGGCGCAGGGGTGGACCACGCGCGCTAACTATGATGCCGCAACCCAGGCGCGGCAAACCGCGCAATCGCAAGTCGATGCGGCCGAAGCGCAACTGAACTCTGCGCATGACCTCGTTGGTTTCACCGAACTCAAGGCTGATGCACCCGGTGTGATAACAGCCACAGGTCCGGTCGCCGGCGAGGTCGTCCAAGTCGGGCAGATGATCGCCAGGATCGCACGGCAAAACGGTCGCGATGCGATCTTCGATGTCCCTGCTCAATTGATCAGATCGGCCTCCACCGATCCAGAGATTACTGTCAGCTTGGCTGACGATCCGTCGATAACGGCGCAAGGGCGCATTCGCGAAGTCGCTGCACAGGCCAGTGCTGTGACCCGAACCTTCGAGGTCAAGGTCGGCCTGACGGATCCGCCAGCCGCGATGCGGTTGGGTGCGTCAGTGATAGGGCGAGTGAGTACCACTGCAGGGCCGATGATCGATATTCCATCTTCCGCGCTGACCAGGATGAACGAGCAGCCCGCCGTATGGGTCGTCGACCCGGCCACCGCCACGGTCGCGGTGCGCAATGTGGACGTGCTGCGATTCGATGAAGCGCAGGCCATCATTTCCCAGGGGCTCGACATCGGCGAAATAGTTGTCACCGCCGGCGTTCAGGCGTTGCATCCGGGTCAGAAGGTCCGGATCCTTGGATCCGAGCCATGA
- a CDS encoding Na+/H+ antiporter subunit E produces the protein MTGSSGDRYGRAVVAVGGSWRTATFRAAFFLCLWLVLAGADPTDIPAAAAAIAAATWISLHLLEPSRSRRSIPAMVRLALLFLYQSVVAGVDVARRALDPRLPLRPGFVFYPTGLSRGMQRNVFTTLTSLLPGTVPTGEESGQLVYHCLDVEQPVVAELAAEEAALVRALYND, from the coding sequence ATGACAGGGTCCTCAGGTGATCGATATGGGCGTGCCGTCGTCGCGGTTGGAGGATCGTGGCGAACTGCGACTTTCAGAGCCGCATTTTTCCTTTGCCTCTGGCTCGTGCTCGCCGGCGCCGATCCGACAGATATTCCTGCCGCCGCGGCAGCAATCGCGGCAGCAACCTGGATAAGCCTGCACCTGCTGGAGCCGAGCAGATCCCGGCGGTCAATTCCTGCCATGGTCCGCCTGGCGCTGCTGTTCCTATACCAATCGGTGGTCGCCGGCGTAGACGTCGCACGCCGCGCGCTCGATCCCCGGCTGCCGCTGCGGCCGGGATTTGTGTTCTATCCGACCGGCCTCTCACGCGGGATGCAACGGAACGTGTTCACGACACTCACCAGCCTTTTGCCTGGCACTGTGCCAACCGGGGAGGAGAGCGGGCAGCTCGTCTATCACTGTCTCGACGTCGAGCAACCGGTCGTTGCCGAACTTGCCGCGGAGGAAGCGGCATTGGTTCGAGCCCTCTACAATGACTGA
- a CDS encoding monovalent cation/H+ antiporter complex subunit F — translation MTEFLTAAVGLILAMLGLGLVSILRGPTDADRMMAAQLIGTAGIAVLLLLGTVTGVPAAVDVALILALLATFASIAFVKKGLSRLETDGADPGEDR, via the coding sequence ATGACTGAATTCCTCACTGCCGCAGTCGGCTTGATCCTAGCGATGTTGGGGCTCGGGCTGGTCTCCATCTTGCGTGGCCCGACAGATGCCGACCGGATGATGGCGGCGCAACTGATCGGGACTGCCGGCATTGCCGTCTTGCTGCTGCTCGGCACCGTGACAGGCGTGCCGGCGGCCGTCGACGTGGCATTGATACTGGCACTGCTCGCCACTTTCGCATCCATCGCATTCGTCAAGAAGGGGCTCTCCCGCCTCGAAACCGATGGGGCCGATCCGGGGGAGGACAGATGA
- a CDS encoding monovalent cation/H(+) antiporter subunit G translates to MSVARDIITVAGVSAGVFFFFAGTVGLLRFPDTLTRLHALSKADNLGLGFVVLGLLPQTGGLRDGLKLISIWMFVLLAGATVSQLIARTARQSGSGK, encoded by the coding sequence ATGAGCGTCGCACGCGACATCATCACGGTTGCGGGAGTGTCGGCAGGCGTATTCTTTTTTTTCGCCGGCACCGTCGGCCTTCTTCGCTTTCCCGACACCCTGACTCGTCTGCACGCGCTCAGCAAGGCCGATAACCTCGGCCTGGGTTTCGTCGTGCTCGGCCTGCTCCCCCAAACAGGAGGCCTGCGTGACGGGCTGAAGCTGATCAGCATCTGGATGTTCGTGCTGCTCGCTGGCGCCACCGTCTCCCAATTGATCGCGCGCACGGCACGTCAGAGCGGGTCAGGCAAATGA
- a CDS encoding MnhB domain-containing protein: MFEIALAAVVLGLAIWTIAVPDTYSATVGFIAYGLLVALIWVRLDAVDVALTEAAIGGGLGGVVLLGAAARLRDTEAMTTEGPSLIMRLSAAILSASIAAALAVTILLLPDPAPTLAPSVVANAGATGMTNPVTNVLMAFRGLDTMLEKVVLLLAIVGVWSLASDQAWGGRPGPRHQADPNGVLAFLARLLPPAGIVVGIYMLWTGADHPGGAFQGGAVLASMWLLVIMAGLVDTPPVRNRWLRLILVAGPGLFLAVGLGGLCFGSAFLAYPVAFAKPLILSIEVAMLLTIATTLGLLLAGAPERSAER; the protein is encoded by the coding sequence GTGTTCGAGATCGCGCTCGCCGCCGTGGTGCTGGGCCTCGCCATCTGGACGATCGCCGTCCCCGACACCTATTCGGCCACGGTCGGTTTCATCGCCTACGGACTGCTGGTTGCGCTGATCTGGGTCCGTCTTGACGCCGTCGATGTCGCGCTGACCGAGGCTGCAATTGGCGGAGGCCTGGGCGGCGTCGTGCTGTTGGGTGCGGCGGCCCGGCTGCGCGATACCGAGGCGATGACAACGGAAGGGCCCAGCCTGATCATGCGCTTGAGCGCGGCCATACTGTCGGCGTCGATCGCGGCAGCGCTGGCCGTCACGATCCTGCTGCTGCCCGATCCGGCGCCAACGCTCGCGCCCTCCGTTGTCGCGAATGCCGGGGCGACCGGCATGACCAACCCCGTCACCAACGTTCTCATGGCATTCCGCGGATTGGACACCATGCTCGAGAAGGTCGTGCTCCTGCTCGCCATCGTCGGTGTCTGGTCGCTCGCGTCGGACCAGGCCTGGGGCGGTCGTCCCGGACCACGCCACCAGGCTGATCCAAATGGTGTTCTCGCCTTTCTTGCGCGCCTGTTGCCACCCGCCGGCATCGTCGTCGGCATTTACATGCTGTGGACGGGCGCTGATCACCCCGGCGGAGCATTTCAGGGCGGCGCGGTTCTGGCATCGATGTGGCTGCTGGTGATCATGGCCGGGCTGGTGGATACCCCGCCCGTGCGCAATCGATGGCTACGTCTCATCCTGGTGGCCGGCCCCGGCCTATTCCTTGCCGTCGGCCTTGGGGGGCTCTGTTTTGGGTCGGCGTTCCTTGCCTATCCCGTTGCGTTCGCCAAGCCGCTAATTCTGAGCATTGAGGTCGCGATGCTCCTGACGATCGCGACGACGCTCGGTCTGCTGCTCGCCGGTGCACCTGAAAGGAGCGCTGAGCGATGA